Proteins encoded within one genomic window of Deltaproteobacteria bacterium:
- a CDS encoding transposase, translating to FVVAYREAYERWKRGVREVVFPAGSYAMRVYQGVAVADTA from the coding sequence GTTCGTGGTTGCCTACCGCGAGGCGTACGAGCGATGGAAGCGCGGCGTGCGCGAGGTGGTGTTTCCGGCCGGCTCGTATGCGATGCGCGTCTACCAAGGCGTTGCCGTCGCCGACACGGCTTGA